The DNA sequence TAGCTTTTCGGCCACTGGACCTGCTCCCTCTGCTTTCTTCTCCCGTCCGAGGAGGAAGTCGATTGTCACGTTCAGAGCATCGGCCAATCGCCGCAAGTTGTCGAACGACGGACTCCTCCGACCAGTTTCAAAGTGGGAGATGGCTGATGGCTGAAATCCTGCTTTTTCTGCTAGTTCCGACTGACTTAATCCACGGTTTTCTCGAATTTTCCGAAGCTTTGGACCGAATGATGATGAATTGTCGCTTGACAAAGGCATGACGAAACCGTATACTTTCACGTGACACTGCCGTCTCTTGCTGCGGCGTTTTTTTTGATGATTGCTATAGACGAATACGTCATATTGTATGCTACGGAAATGGATAAGGCAAGTGATGAATCAGTCATCAAATACGACTTCTCAATTTAAATACCCTTCCTTTACTGCGGCGGCCTCTGGTAGTAGTGGTAGACAGCCATAGATATTATTGGACTTCGCGGCTCCATTTTGAAATGCCAGATCAGCAATAGCAGAATAGCGGGGCATTAGTCTGGATTAATCAATTTTGGCCATAAGAAAAGGAATATGATGAATTACTTACATTCAGAAGCTCAGATCGGGGCGGATAACTGTTTTGTAGTCTCAATTTCTGGCCAAGCAAATGTGATTCTGCTCGACGATTGCAACTACCACAATTACAAATCCGGGCGATCATACAACTACCGAGGTGGACTGGCAAAACGATCGCCAATTCGATTGTCGCCACCATATTTTGGCAACTGGCACGTTATTATCGACTTAGGTGGATATTCTGGTAGCGTAAATGCAAGTATAGAAGTTTTTTGAAAAAGGATTAGAAATGAAAAAACTTGAAATTGAGATTAAATGTCCAAGCTGCAGACGCGTATTGAAGCAGCAACTTGATCAAATGAAGCATGGTAGATCACGGCGTTGCACTTGTGGGTGTGAAATTGTTTTTGAAGGAAACGATGGTCCGAGTGCTCAGCAAGCACTTGATGAATTTGAGCGCGATTTGAAAAGAATTTTTAAGTGATGCTTATAGACTGTGAGTTTCTTCCAATAATCATTCATGTAATGACACCGAAGTAGAAACTCAGCCTTCGTAAAGAACTTCCGGAATGTAAGGATCTAAACATAGTGTTAATCAAGTTATTTGTATGTCAGATGTGTGGCTACCGATTCGAAGTCAAAGTCCTTGACCGCCGAGACCCTAACGAAAAGGATATTCCTGGTTCTCCGATTTGCTGTGATAAGTGCGGTAGTGCACGGGTGGAACCAATCCGAGTTATTCGACGAGCTAGTTGAGTGGCAGGTTGTCGTAAAAGTTAACTGTAGTTATCTGATACCATTAAAGTCATTCTAAGCGAACGGCAAGAATGAGTCTGAGGACTTCATCGCAGTAGTCACAGAGCACAGCTTCGGCTGCTCAGATTGGGTATTCTTCCCTACGTCAAACTTTTCCTATCGCTAATTGCTTCTAAAGAAGCAATTGGAAAAAGAGTCAGAAACAAACGCTATTGTACATTTTTAGCATTCTGGGCAGGGCCGATATACACTTTCTGATCTGGTGTGTATGGCTCCAGACGATATTCAAATCCTTTTTGAACCATTAGGTCTTTTAAAACGGCGAATTCTTCAAACGAATCGGGAGAAACAAAAACGGCAATATAGTGTTGGCTGGGCTTGAAGTCAGCCAGACGTCTTTCAAGCGATTCCTGGATGGCGTTGTCGCCTTTCGAGATCTTTATACCGGCTGAGGAAACAGGTTCAATGTATGCCCCTTGGGGGCCTGTTTTCTCAACCACTTCATTTGTGTTGGGAACATACGAGCCTTCTCCCATCTTTCTTGCGTAAGAAGACAAATACCCCTCGCGTAGAAAAAACACCATTTCAGTTTTGCTGGTTCTTCTTAATTTTGGTAACTTAGCAGCCTGGGTTCGCGTTTCCACCTCCGTCCGAAGTCTGCTCAGCAGCGAGTTATATTCCTCTTTCGCCTGGGCGAGTGCATCGGCACTTTGTTTTGACTCTGCAGCTACTTTGTTAATTAAGGTCTGATCTTTGCTGATATTGGCGAGCGCCTGATCTTTGCTCTCTTGTAACCGGGTTAAATCTGCATTGAGCTGTGTCCATTTTCGAACGATCATTTTTGTATCAGGATCGACAAACTGGCTTTCAATGCTCTGCTGTTGATCAATCGCATTTTTGAGCTTCTGGATTCGCTCCTGCGATTTTTGTAACTCGATCTGCATTTCCATCAGTTCTGCCTCATCGGGCGGGGTGACCTGAGCAGCATCGCTGGACATGTTGATCAGAATCACGACCAGAATTGATATAAACAACACGCCCCCAAACGTATTGCAAATCGTATCTAGTAGTAATTCGAGGCTATTGCCCTCGCCGGTACGTCGCGTTCGACTCATTCTAAGCCACTCCCTGCGCCTGTTTGCGGATCGATAGCTTTTTGGTTCGCGGAGAGTAAATCAAAACCGACGTCATAATTCTTTTCTTTAAGGTGAGGCAGGAGGGAATGGAACTGCTCTATGCCATCAGGTTTGATTAACAAAACAAAATATTGTGTTGCTGGATTTCTGCCTGTCAGCCAGTCCTCGAATTGGGACACATTGGAAAACTGAGATGGTACCTGAGATTTTCCCATTTCAGCCACACTGATTTTGTTTGCAGTGAGTTCGACAAGCCAAGGCGTTTTAGATGTCCCTTCAGCAGGGTTAAAAATAACACGGTTCTCCTGCTTCATCTTCTCCAGTCGTTCTTTCAAATCCTGGACTTGTCGTTGGATTTCTTCCGTTTTATATTGTTCTTCTCTAATTTGATCCTGCTGTTCGACCGCCTTGTTTCTTTCAACTTTAGTTTCCATTTGATCTTGAGCAATACTCGTATTTTCCTTTTGCATGACTTCTGTGAGCTCAGTCAGTTCGTTGATTTGTGTTTGCAATCGAGTAGGGGAGAATCGGGTAAGATCTTCCAGCTGAGACTTTCCAGCATTGAATTGCTTTTCCAGATCTTCGACTTCTCCTACAGCATTTTTCAGCTGAGAAATAATCTCACTGGTTCTTTCTCTGGGAGACATTTCCTGGCGTTCCATCATTTCCAGTGACAGAATCAATGTAATCAGGATCATAATGCCTGTTACCGACATGATGATGTCTTGAAAAACAAAAAGTGAAAATGCTGATCTATTTTTACCACGTCGAGACATTGCAGATCTGTAAAAATTCGATGAACTGAGTGAAACGGACAGCTATGTTTGTAATCAAGAAAATGTCCGGGGATGTGATGACGCAAACAGCACAATCAACTCCACATGCTACCAGGACGTTTAACGAGATAATTTATCAATCTGCATGGCAGGCTCTCCTGTACTGAGGGTTCCTGAAAACTGTCTGCTTTTCCCATCCTCAATGATCCTGACAGTAAACCTGGTTGGATCGGGGGATCCGTGTCGACTGTAATGATGGACAAAGACACGATAGATTCCATTCTGCATACCTTTGGGAGGCCAGAAAATGTTTTCGACCGGACGAGTTGATTCGCCTCTGACATTCATGTCAACATCCAGTTCGCCCCCATCAGCAGATCGCCTGTGGTCGAATGAAATCCGTTCACCAGAGGGGCATAACACATGCAAATCCAGATCATTTCTGTTATTCCAGATCAGAGAGATCTGAACTTCACCGGTTTTCCCTCCCTCGCGTTCAACTCGCTTATTGATTTCCTCGTTATTCCCTGAGAAATTCTCATTACTGGGGCTGGCTGTCACCAGTCGACTGGCGGTGAGCAGGCCAGATGCAGGTGGTTCTTTGTCAGTCCTTCCATTTTTCATTTCAGTAGGTTTCGGCTCCTGGGACACTTCCTGTGATACTTCCTCTGGCGATTCAGCTATCGGAGTCGGGGCTACCACACTGTCTCCGCTCGCTTTCGATTCTGTAGATGACGGCAAAGTATCACCGGTCCCTGTCTTTCCTTTTGGGCCTTGTTCGCCTGACATTCCCGTTCCCTGGCTTTGTGAGGATGTTGATCTGGCAACTGTCTCCGGCTGGGTTGGGTCTTTCCATAAAAAAGTATCAGCAGCAATAGTAACAGCAGCAGAAGTCCCCCCGCCAGCACGCTGAAAATGACATTCTTCTGACTTCGATTGCGATGTTCCGCCGGCAGAGGGGGAAGATTTGTTTTGTCCGGCGTTTCATCAATGAAATCAACGATTTCAGAACTGATGTCTGATTCCTCTTTGACAGCGTTCGGTTTAATTAAAGTGGCAAGCTCAATTCTGGAATGCGTCAATCGTTCTTTTGAAAACAGTTCACGAACAGACTCTGCTCGGACCCAGCCGCTCTGATGCTCGTTTTTTACCAGCGAGCCTGGGGTGATCTGTCCCTTGTTTTTCAGGTAGATCAATTCATCCAATGAATAAGGACCACATTCTGTTTCATCGGATTTAAAGTACCAGCCGGTCATGTCGCTCAATTGTCATTCTGAGTTTCAAAGGGCATGATGCGAAGTTTATTGACTATGTTCGTAATACAGTATTCAGAACAGGAATCGAGAAATTCCTCCTCTGATTTTTTCAGGAAGGTAAGTATCAGTTGAATGAAGAGTGCTGCGATCAGTGCCTGTAAAGTCGTCTCGAAAGCAGTCGCCAGTCCTCCCGTTACCCCTTGTAGTGAAGTCTTGATCTGACTTAGTTCTTCACTGGTCTGAAGAACTTTTCCGAATCCGCCAATTGCTTGAGATAGTCCAAGTACCGTTCCAATAAATCCTAAAACCGGAATAGCCCAGATAAAACCGCTCAAAAGAGCGTAACTGGTTTCCATTGAAGATTCATCGTGTACCGCCTGCGAACGTAGAATTTCGTCAACGTCAGTAACTCGTCCCAGGTTTCTCAAATTAGAGAGAGCGATTATGATCCGATTGAAAAGTACAAAATGCCTCGGATCATCAACACATTCATAAATATTATCAATTACAGTATCCACTGTGGTTGATGACAACACAAAACTCGTATCAGAGGGAACGACAATATAAGCCAGACTTTTCTTTTGAAAGGAGAGCTTCCGGTACTTAATAAACAAAATCGATAGTGACCAGAATGAAAAAAAACAGATCAGGTACGGAATGAAACCACGCCTAGTAAACATTTCTGCGAAAAACGTTCCTTCCAGAGGAATGAGCAGCGCGTAGAAAACGACTGTCAAAATTACTCCCAACAGAATAGAGAGTAACGTATTGACACGTGTGTATCTTCCTCCTTTGAAAGCGAAACGCTGTTCTATATCCTGACGTGACCAGGAAAGAGGAACTTCAGTGGTAATAGCCAACAATCCTCCCGGAATATTTTTATGTAAAGCTCAAGTTGTCGAATTGATAGAGCAGTCAATGCTGGAACTACGAACTCGCCGCGATGACGCCGATTAGCATTAACACGAATAGAATAATAATTACGATCAAACAAACGAAAATAACTCCATATCCCAGCATCAGGCCTGCCATTGCCATACCACGACCGCTGAGTCCTCCTCCAGCCTGTTTAATCTGCTTGAGAGCGACATGACCAAAAATGACAGCCAGAATGCTCCCTAACAAAAACAAAACATTGAAACCGACCAGCCCCAGAACCAGACTGGCGACGGCCATTGGGGCTGTTCTCGTAAATTCAGACTGCCGGGTATTATTCACCTCTACAGCATTTACAACTGGAATAACTTCAGATTTCGGCGTTGCAAATAAACCAGGAATTTCACTGCCTAATTCCCACTCATCCATTCCTTCCTGGCATACATAATCGTTCGGTTTCAGGGCACCGGATGAGGCCAATGACTGAAGCTTTGAAAATGAAACTGGTCCCTGACGTTCTGAATCCTGTGAATAATACCAGTTTTTCTGATCGGTATCTGGTGCTTCCACTAACTCATATGAATCATTCTTGCTAGGAGATTCTGTTAGTTCGTCTTCTGCCTGAAATTCTAAGACTGTTTCTGTTTCCTGCTTCTTACGGACTTTGGGCTGCACTGAAGCTGGAAACAAGTCAGGACGTGAAGAGGCGCGAGTCCAGTTGATACCATCTTCGGATATTTCATTGTGTCGTCCAAAACGACCACGATTCGCTTGAACCCTGATCTGCTCAGCAGTGAGTGGCCCTTTTACATTTCCACGAATTCGTATGAAAAATTGATCTGACAAAGTATTCTGTCCTCATATTTTAATATGATCAGTTGGAATCCAACTGACGTGTCTTCTGGTCCGACTTCATCGCATCTTTTACATAAAACACAGGACGGCCTTCCTGTAAAGCAGATGAAGGTCCTGAAAGGGTTACCTTACCTTTATGAACTTCTCCAACTTTTACGATTTGAACTGTTTCAGACTTAGGGTAGATGGCAAATAAATTCTTGTTTTCCGACTCATCAGGTACCGTTTTTGTTTTACAGACCCACTTATCTTCTGCTTTATCTTCAATCATCCAGCCATACCACTCATATTGATTTGCGAGAACAGGATTCTTCCATTTCGCTTTATATGCTTCTAATGATTTGAGAGCGGTTTTCGGGTGTTCCATTCTGTCCAGAACTCGTATTGCTTTTTTTCTGGCGAGATTGCTGTGGATGTTCTCTGGATCGATCCAGTTCACGGTAAAATCAAGATTGGAATTCGCTATCAGATCTATGTGGGAAGTAAATTCCTGCTTGATAAACAAGCTGCCCTGGGATGCCACTTTTAAGATACTCTCGATCAACTGAAGTTTGAGAACCGGTTCCATCTCGGTATTTTCAAACAGCAATACCAGGATCTCGATGAAAGTCGTCTCCCACCCTTTTCGATCAAGGTCGGTCATCAGATCCTGTGCTGAGGAGCTGAATACTGCCTGTGGCGCAGCATAATTGACTTTTTCACTTTGGGGGGGATATTCAATATTTTCTTTTTCAATACGTTCGACACCACCAATTTTGACTAAGTCGAACCCTTCCAGATAATTAACCACTAGCACCGAGCCACTTGATCTGGGGGGTTCCTTGCAATAGTACCTTTTGCCATCGATTGTTCTGATCATCAGCAGGTTGGCGACAGTTTCATTGTTGAACACATTATTTAACTGATTTTGTAACTTCTCGCCGCTTTCAGAAATGCGACTATTTACAGAGTGCAGCATATCGAGCAATGGCTGAATACTTTCTGCAGCTGGAAAGCTTTTATATTCTTCCTGTACTTTTCTGGCTTCGCTTTCCCAGGCCTTTGATTCATCTGCGGAGAGTGTCCCGAAATCAGTTCGTGTGCTGCGATCGATAAACTGATTCCAGGCATTGACCCCGACCCAGACAGTAAACTCGTCCTCCAGAACCTGCTGAAGGGCTTTCCCGCGAGCCGTTTGCCGAGCATGAGAATACTTCTCCAGGGCTGATTTGTACCTGTTGCGATCTCCGATCGAATCTGTAATCTGTGACAGAGCCCGGTTCTCCCGCTGTTTTTCCAGCGTGGTAGTGACCATGGAATTCAGGGAGTTGATCAACGGAGGTACCAGGACCGCGTATTCCGCACTCACACGAGGGCGGTCATTGAGCTCGTTTGCCTGTTTTAAAAGATTTTGCAGTTGAGTGAGATTTTCCTGGTCAGCATCAGCCATGCTTGATTTTAAATTGTCTAAATCTGCCCTGAAGCGACTATCTACCTCTTCCTGCATTCCGGACTGTTTTTCATTCACCTTACGCGTCAATTCAAGAATCTGACCATACTCTGCATCGGTGATTGCGACTTCTTTCGCTTCGTCCAGGCATTTCAGGGCGGCGGGCATATTCTCCCAGCTGGCGTTCAAGACACCCCGGGCGCGAGCGTCATCAAGGATATTTTGAAATTTAACTTGCCGTCCGCTCTCTGCTTCAATCGCAAGCTTCATCTCTGCCTTGAGTTTCTTAATATCAGTACTCTCCGCAACTCTCTGATTCTCTGATTCCAATTGATCGAAGTAATTGGATACTTCTTTGAAATTTCCCGTCTCCCTGGCAGACTCAAGCAATTCGGTGGCAGCAGCCACTGATGTGGCCAGTTCTTTATTATGGATCTGTCTGACAATCAGGTAGGTTATCCCGGCGCCGATCAATAAGACTCCCATCGCAACACAGGAAATGATTAACCGCCCTTTCCGCCGAGCTGCGAGTTCCTGGTATTCGAGGCGTTCCGAAAGTCGCCGATGTAATACGTCCGGAAGCGCTCGATCGTTTTTGACAGCCTGATAATAATGTCGCTCCAGTTCTTCTTTGGGGAGCTCAGAATCTAAAGCCTGTTCCAGCTGCGAAAGTGCTGTCTGATAGTCTCGCTCCTCTTGCTCCTGCTGATCTTCCCGATCCAGCCATTCCAGAGCTGGCCCTGCCAGTTCCCATAACTGGTCGTCGTCTGAGAGATTGGCAATCGGAACCAGAGCATTCCAGCGCTGACGCAAACTGCGCGCGGTCTGAAGATTAAAATCACTGAAAGCCGTCGTCAGGCCTTCTTCGATTGCTGTCATTTCTTTGCGTGCCTCTTTGGCGCGCAGCTGCGAATGGGTGGCGGATACCTTTGAAATCAGTTTTTTCGGAGGTCTTTCCAGCCAGTTGGGATCGAGCAGTTCCTGTTCTAGTTGAGCCAGCTGTTTTGAGTCCAATTGTTTTACTGCCGTATTCGCTTCATCTTTGAGCTGATTTTGACGCGCGCGTTCGAAATCGTGCAGATCGTCTTCCCAGATCGGGTTGCTCTGGTCAGCCTCTGCCAGCCGGCGCAGAATCCCAATGCGGGTTTTTAAGGGACTGCGTGCCAGGGCATGTAATCGATTTAAACGCATGAGACCATTTAATGGTTGCTCTTCTGAATATGCTTCATTGAGGTCAGCAGCAATATCAAGTTGTAATTCCGGAGGAGCCGGCAGATCGAATTGCGAAATATAATCGACCCAGACCTCACGCCCGGGGAAGTCCAGAATCGCGACGATATCCAGCAGATTCGGGGCGATTTCACATTTTCCCAGCGCCTCTGTCCGTAATCCCTGGTGTAAAAGGTTTTCACATTCCCGCAGCCGTGTATTGGTCTCTTCAACAGCACTGACGAATCGCCCCTCCAGGGCCTCCAGTTCTTCCTGTTCCGCATCGATGTCCGAAGACAGAATCGACTGGATCTCTTCAATAATACTTTGCTGCTCTCTCATAGCTTTTTGTCCCTGACGGAATCATCGTATCGTTACAAAAGTCGTAATTGGTTCTTTGTTAAAGGAAGCTACTGTTTCTTGTTACCGGGGCTGGTTTTGATAATCACCACCTTCTCGCCTTCGATTTCGATAAACAGTTCGTAATTGATGGTCACGTTCTTCTCTAACTGGTCGAAGAGTTCCAGCATTTTGTTGCACCATGACAGGTTCTTTTCAGAGAATTCTTTTCTCATACCATATATGTTTTTTTTGTTATCAAGCTTCTTTAGTGAACTCTCATTGTTTTTTTGTATATTCTTAGCATCCTTAATACTTGTTAACCCAAAGAAATTCAGATAGTCGATATGAAATGTTTTAATATAATTAAAAGCTTGCTGATCTTGCTTAGGTAGACTGGAGTCACTTTCAATCTTACTGATAATGCTCTGGCCCTCTTGTACTTTATCTTGTTGAGCAGCTATCTCTTTCTCTATCTTGGAAAGAAACGATAGACTTGAAGTGATTCCTTTTTTGCAATCATCTATTTTACGATCAATATGCTCCAAAGAAGTGATTTCATGCCATTGTTTTTCTTTGTGATTGCTATCAAGTTCTTTGCCAAATGCTTCTGCCTGAATAGAAATTCCGCTCTCTGTGTTGCTGTCGATATTTTCTAAGCTAACGATCAGGTCAAGAAACTTTTCAGAGTCCCCTTCAGCCGTAGGGTCGAAGATGCTAGCCCGGTACTCACCATTTAGTTTTAGGGGAGTTGGTGCTGGAACACCGAATTTATTGAACCCAGCTAAGCGTTTTTGGGATATTCCCTTAATGGATACAAGAAGCTGTAGATATTCAGAAGGGGGGAAAGGTCTGGCTTCTGGCGGAAACTTAAATTTCTCCTTTTTGGAGTTAAAGCTAAGTTTTAACGGCTTGGGGTTGAGGGTGATTGGTTTCGATAGACGACAGAGCACAGAATCGCCACCAGCGGTGATTTTTAGCAGACAATATTTCAAATATTGCCATTTTTCAGGAGGTTCTTTCCCCCAAACGAAGCTAAGTGAGTTGTTGATTAACTGAAATTTTCCCACCACTTTCTGACCGAAACCACTCCCAGACTTTTTGATCACGTTCCATTGCCTTACTTTATCTGAGATCGGTTCCAGTATAAATTTACTGCCATCCCCTAGTACGATCTCACTTCCTAGAATCTGCAAATGACAACCCTGTCTCTCTTTAACAAAGACCTTAGTGAGCTCGAACGGATCACTGCTGCTATTCAAACTATGGTCATTGGAGGGCAAAGGAAGCACCCGGTGATGTTTCTTACGAACATCTTCCAGCGGTTGTTTCACTATTATTGGTGATGTGCTCACTTTAGGTTTTTCGGCTTCAAGAGGGGAATGGTCAAAGATGACAACTTCGGTTGTTTTAACCTCTTTTTCAGGAAGAATCAGTTTTGGAGCCTGCTTCTGCCGGGCTTGCTCCATGACCTCCAGGGCTTCTTTATTCTTTAACCTCGGTGCTGTCTTCGGTGTATGGGCAACCGTTTCCGGATCCTGGCTCTGTTCTGGCATAAACAGGTAACCGGCTCCCGCGCTCAACAGCAGGAGCAAAACGACTCCCGCACCAATCAGCAACTTACGCCCCCTTTTTTTCGGCTTCTGGAAATGTTTCTCCAGAGGGGGAGGACCGGAAGCTCTCCGCGTCTTCTCAATAGGAGGTGGCACAGGAGGAATCGATTCGGAGATATCGGGAAACTCTTCAGTAGAATCCTGCTGTACAATTTCTTGAGGTGGAATCAGTGCCGCTTCACGAAATTCGATCACAGTCTCTGTATTCTGCTGCTGGGGAAGTTGCCCCGTCCTTGCCGCTTCAACCAGTGTTCCTTCCGGAGCAGTTCCCAGATCAGCACAGAGGTCAATTACCTGCATCCGTGGATTACGCCGGGCGGCGTCTGCTTCCAGTGTACCATCCAGCACAAAACGCCACTGACAATCCACGCCCGCGGGCAGCTTTGTGAAATAGGTGCTGAAGGTGACTTCCCAGCGTTTCTTTTCCGATAACAGCTGTAAGGCCTCGGCGACCAGTGCAAGCGTGCTGCTACCAGCCTCGACAGGAAAGATTATTGTCTGTGTCTGATTCTTTCCTTCCAACACGGATTGTGCCAGAACACCTGCCCAGCCCGCATCGCACCAGCGCGACCAGCTGGTGCATTGGGTTAGCGGAGGGTGGTCGCCGCTTAAATGATGGCAGTTCATTTCAGTATAACGGGTTTGAGAATCCCATTCTTCGACACAGAAACCAGGCTTCTGCAACTGGTAAGCAGGGCCTGCGGGGGGACGTTCAGAACGCGTCAAAGCCACATGGTGGGCCAGCTTGTTGGTACGCCCTGTGTAGTCCTGACCGGCATCACAGATACGGGATAAAACCGAATATTCCTGACCGCCGACCGTGACCTTCAGATGGGAGTAGTTTACCGGATTCAGATGCGAGTTTTCGTCGTGTACCGCAAATGCGTGGCGGTAGCCGCTCAGGGATTCCAGGCGTTCGGTCAGGTTCCGGGCCATTCCCTGAGTAGCGATCACGGTACAGAAGCCACGGCTGCTAGGCTTCAAGCCTTGAGGGGCGGATGTGTAGACGATCTCCTGACTCATGTTAGCGAATCCCTGAATAAACGCGGCTATGATGGTGAGGAAGAGTGGTCCCGATCGGTCGTCTTTTGCCTGGTTGACGACGATACTTTCTTTTTCTGTTCCCCGTTTTTAACCGTTGCGATCAGGCCAGGTACAGAGCGGTGGAGGGCATATAGCATGGGAATTTCAATCCACATCGACTTGATATCCTTGGGACGAATACCCAAATAGCCTGATTCTTCAATCAGTTCAGGAGCTTGCCCCTGAGCGCTTGCTGGAATGTAGATCACGTCTGACGAAAAGCCTTCTACAGCAGAGACCATTTCCGGAGCATACTTTGATACGATTTCACGTACCTGCCTTGAAATATTGCGTAACTGCTTTAGATTCAGCCCCTGATAGGCAGATTGCGTGGCGCTGGTCACCCACTCTTCTTTCAAAGGCTTCCCACTGGCCAGGGAACACCAGGCATCATATTTGGTGACCACAACCACCAGGGGACGATCATCCTTTTCATGCGCCGGCAACCCCTTATAGTTTCGGATCCGGTTTGCCGCTTCCTGGAAGACCAGGTCCTGACGATTACTCCAGACATTCTTCAAAATCTGTGGATCCTGGCTTTGATCTTTACAGGCATTTCGGAACTTGGGGTGCTGTGTCGGATCAAACAAAAAGAGAAGAACTCGCGATACCGCCAGATGCTGAACCGGTCTGTTTGCATTTTCATTTCCCGGAAGAAAATGTTCGCCCGCATTGTCATACAGGCATAAAGCACGTGCGAGTCGTCTGCTGTGGGCACCGTACTGGTGTCCCGCTTCTGGTTGGATGGGAAAGACGAATGGTTTCGGATATTGCACAGTTCTCCCAGATCCATAATTGACTGTCTCGTATAATTCCCCGCCTTCCAGTTCTGTTTTTCGGAGCGCAACTAATTTATCGTCGTCAGAATTGAGAAACAGTTCTTCTTCATAATTGATTAAAAGCTGGTTGGCTTCAGGATCTGCATCACCAAAACTAAGGCCGAACTGACTGCTTAATATCGACCGTAGTTTCCAGGTCATGGCTGCCAGAAAATATGATTTCCCTGAACCGGGGGCACCCAGAATTGATATAAAGAATGGTTCCATTTCCAGTAATTGTCGGGGGATCAGCAGGTGACATTGCGGGCAGGCGAGCTTACTGCACGGGACTCCCTTAATATCCAGGGCCTTCCCCTGAACGTTGAAGCGTGTGGGGAGAAATCGCTGTTGAGCATCACTGCCCAGAAGGGGATCGCCTGTCAGATCTGAATGGGCAGCCACCCAGAGTATCTCTTCAGGGGGGAATTCATTCCAACAGTGGGGACAGATGACTTGTTTTAGCAATGTTTGAGCTGTTTTTTGCCCACGACCCGTCGACACAAATTTTCTCCCTCTGAACGATCACTCAAAGGAAACTTCCCCCCGACCATTGATATAGAAATCGTAATAATTAACGTAAATCTAACAGGATAAATCTGGCTACAGGGTGAAACAAAAGTCTCCAGTGGCATATATACTAACATGCATGTCCATCAGAAACGAGAGTTTTGATATGATTTTCTGGGGATGTGTTGCGTATCGATCATTCCAGGTAGAATTACCTGATTTTTGTGCAAATCAGAACAATTTAGTCCTTTCTCAGCTGACAGGAAAGAACTAAAAATGAATCACCGGAGCGAGGCTACTGTCTGTGGATGTTCCATTTTTTGATCTTCTTGATCTAGTTTCTTTTATCAAACTCATTTATCCAATACTCAATGGCCTTGGGATCATCAGTATCAGAGGGATTAGAAAATCGAGATTTTGCGTGTTGCTTTCGAGTAATTCGTTCAAGGTTCCAGATTACAAGAGCTCTTGATAGATAATCGCCTACTTTCAATTGTTGGTTGCCATATTGCAAAATCTTCTCGAAATAAATGTCGCGTTTGATATTTTGCAAAACCGATTCTGCTCGAACGGTTCCACCTTCATTAAAGACGTCTTTTTTTAACCGTGTCGTGTCTCCGCGAATCAAGTCCAATAAATTCTCTGCGGTTTGAAGGCGTCTCCAGGAATCCTCTAATTCTTGGGGTAGCTCTGGTTTCTCTTTTTTTTCCGCTTGCTCCTTCTCGGCATGATAGGCCTTCAGCTGATCC is a window from the Gimesia benthica genome containing:
- a CDS encoding helix-turn-helix domain-containing protein; this encodes MKVYGFVMPLSSDNSSSFGPKLRKIRENRGLSQSELAEKAGFQPSAISHFETGRRSPSFDNLRRLADALNVTIDFLLGREKKAEGAGPVAEKLFRHFSEISAEDQENLADFAAMLAKKSRKRGND
- a CDS encoding DUF1883 domain-containing protein, which codes for MNYLHSEAQIGADNCFVVSISGQANVILLDDCNYHNYKSGRSYNYRGGLAKRSPIRLSPPYFGNWHVIIDLGGYSGSVNASIEVF
- a CDS encoding YfaP family protein, producing MKNGRTDKEPPASGLLTASRLVTASPSNENFSGNNEEINKRVEREGGKTGEVQISLIWNNRNDLDLHVLCPSGERISFDHRRSADGGELDVDMNVRGESTRPVENIFWPPKGMQNGIYRVFVHHYSRHGSPDPTRFTVRIIEDGKSRQFSGTLSTGEPAMQIDKLSR
- a CDS encoding DUF4339 domain-containing protein, which produces MTGWYFKSDETECGPYSLDELIYLKNKGQITPGSLVKNEHQSGWVRAESVRELFSKERLTHSRIELATLIKPNAVKEESDISSEIVDFIDETPDKTNLPPLPAEHRNRSQKNVIFSVLAGGLLLLLLLLLILFYGKTQPSRRQLPDQHPHKARERECQANKAQKERQGPVILCRHLQNRKRAETVW
- a CDS encoding MotA/TolQ/ExbB proton channel family protein encodes the protein MAITTEVPLSWSRQDIEQRFAFKGGRYTRVNTLLSILLGVILTVVFYALLIPLEGTFFAEMFTRRGFIPYLICFFSFWSLSILFIKYRKLSFQKKSLAYIVVPSDTSFVLSSTTVDTVIDNIYECVDDPRHFVLFNRIIIALSNLRNLGRVTDVDEILRSQAVHDESSMETSYALLSGFIWAIPVLGFIGTVLGLSQAIGGFGKVLQTSEELSQIKTSLQGVTGGLATAFETTLQALIAALFIQLILTFLKKSEEEFLDSCSEYCITNIVNKLRIMPFETQNDN
- a CDS encoding GYF domain-containing protein; its protein translation is MSDQFFIRIRGNVKGPLTAEQIRVQANRGRFGRHNEISEDGINWTRASSRPDLFPASVQPKVRKKQETETVLEFQAEDELTESPSKNDSYELVEAPDTDQKNWYYSQDSERQGPVSFSKLQSLASSGALKPNDYVCQEGMDEWELGSEIPGLFATPKSEVIPVVNAVEVNNTRQSEFTRTAPMAVASLVLGLVGFNVLFLLGSILAVIFGHVALKQIKQAGGGLSGRGMAMAGLMLGYGVIFVCLIVIIILFVLMLIGVIAASS